The Acidovorax sp. RAC01 genomic sequence TCCATTCTTGTTCTTCTGTCGAAGCTCGGCCCGCACCTCGGTGCTCACCTGGACGGCCTAGCGCAATTAGCGGGGCGGTTGGCTTAAGGGCACGAGCGATCATTCGCTCAAGATCGTCGAACCCATCTCGTTCCCATGTCTCCCAGGAAAAGAGATTCAGGTGAGCGTCGCTAAGCCGCAACTTATTTGTAGAGGAAAAGGGTCGAAGGTAAAGGAAGAATGCGGCTGAGGTAGCGTTCTGCTCGACTATGTAGCGGGCGGTTTCGTCATCGCGCGTCTGTGTGTCACCCTCTGCCTTGGAGAAGCACCAGGCGCTGATGAGTAACAAGGGTGAGGCAAACAACACGGCCACTAGAAAGCCCGTAAAGCTATATCCCTCGCGCGCGCCAAAGCTCGCGCTCCAAATTATGTACAGCCCTAGATAGGCGAGCGCTCCGGAAATCCACTTCATGCCCGACCTCACGAGCGACGACGTCAGTCCGCCAGCGCAAGAGAACGTGCAAGCTTCGCCATGTGTTCCCCGTTATCTGTAATTCCTCCCATGTTCATGCAACTGAGACGCACCAATCGATCCCCTTTGGCTACGGTGGAAATCACCGCTAGCCTCCTCGCGTGCGTCGTACCGGTCGACATATCCGTGATGAGGCGTACTCCGTACTTCACCAAGCCCGGGCCGGATTCGCTAAACAAAAGGGTCCCTTCAGCCTTGGTCTCAATCCCTTTGCCGCCGGCCATGTTTGCGCCCGCGGTCAACAGCTCGCTCATCAAAGCCGCTTCAAAATCGACCTCTCTGCCACGCGTTTCTGTCTGTAGCGAACTCACATCTACTGGCGCGTTTGCTGTGATCTGGCACAACCGCCCATCGCTCTTACGGAGGAAAGCCTGGGTCCCTGTGTTTTCGACCGCCCAGTTACCGGGCAAGACGTCGACGTTCAACGCGATGCCCTTCACGTTCATATGCGTCCCGATCGGCACGGTCTCTGACCGGCTTTGCGAGCCCGGTTCTTCTGTCATCGCCTTAGTCATATCGATAGCTGTGCTCGCGTATTCTGCTGCGGTTTGGATGGGAGGCGTATGTACAGTCGAAGTGAGGGACGCCAAATAAGTGAGCAGCGCGACGACGGTGACTAGCAGCATGACTGCCTTGAGTGTGCCCGGTCGCCTAGGCGACTTGAGTCGCAGCCTTGGACCACTCGTGCTGCCTTCGGCCCCGGACTTAGGATCGCTACCGTTCATAGTGCACCTCCATCTGTCTTTTATGCATCTGGTGCGTGCGCATGGCAAAAAGGCCGCGATGCGCAACGCTTGCGAGCCACATTATCTTGCAGCGCCTTCCACCTCCGAATCCCACAACGTAAGGATGCGTAATCAACCATATTCCTCCCGACCTGCCGCGCTAACAGGTCCAAACTGAGCCAGCGGCGCACTCTTGCCAGGCGGCGAACGCCCGCTGCGTGCTCATGGGTGAGGGCTGTCCGAGTCCGGCCTCCTCCACGCGCTCTCATGAGATGCGCCGCCCGCGGTCTCGCTGACGCGAGACACAGCGGGTGGTGTTTTGGGCTGCCGAGTTCAACAACATTCATCGCGGCGCAAGCTGCACAGGCCCGCCGACGAGCGGGAAGACATCAAACGCCGCCATTTCGATGGTGACCAGAGATTTGGCGCGGGTCATCGACGAAAACCTCTGTCGCTTTAGACTCGCACAGCTCCCGCGATCGAGACATCCTAAGAGCAGTTCGACCGTGTCCACGCGAGCTATGCATAGTCTGGCATCGCCGGCGCGCAGCCCGCGGCGAGCGGAGGCATGGCCGACATGCTTGGTTCGCTGCCGCGTTCTCATTGTCCTGAGGTGGGGGAAGGTGAGGTGCATGTCGGTGGGCCCTCCATTCGCACGAGCATGGCTGCGATCGCACCTCGAGGACGAGAGAAACTATGCAAAGCAGTGATTGCGCCGTCGCGTTGACGTTCCCTCGCGGATCGAGTCGACGGGTTCGGGATCTACGCATAGTTGAGTCCTATGCATAGGGGTCGGGACCCCGAGTTCGGGCAGTGGAGAAGCGGTCACTAGAGCCATTCAACCCTCACTGACAATTTTTCACGCCCGTTGAGTTTCTCGAGGATGAAGATGTTTGCTTTGCTAGGCGCCGCTGTGGCGCAGTGCGAAGGGAGGCGAACATGTCGTGGAGACAAGGGCAGGCGTACTCACAGGACTTGCGTGATCGGGTGCTGGATGCCCCAGGCTCGGTCAATGCCATCGCTCGGCGCTTTGGAGTGAGCGCCTCGTACGTCTCGCGCGCGAGAACTCGCCTGGCCCGCCAGGGCCAGCGCTGTGCCAGCGTGCAGTGCAACCATGTGCCCCCGCGCCTGAGCGCACTCGAAGGCGAGTTGCTCGCGCAGGTGGCGGTGCACCCCGACCAGACCCTCAAGCAGCTGTGCCAGTGGGCGCAGGCGCGAGGTGTTGTCCTGAGCACCACGGCCATGTGGAAAACGCTTGCCCGCCTGGGGCTGACGCTGAAAAAAAGACCCTGCACGCTCAGGAGCAGCAGCGCGCCGATGTAGCCCAGCAGCGCAGCTGCTGGAAAGACGCGCAGGCGCAGATGCCTGCCTCCTCGCTCGTGTTCATCGATGAGACCTGGGCGAGCACGAACATGGCGCCGACTCGGGGCAGAAGTGCGCGCGGCAGGCGCTGTATCGGCCACGCGCCGCAAGGGCATTGGAAGAGCACAACGTTCGTGTGTGCGCTGCGTCAAGGCGGCCTGGCGGCTCCCCTGGTGCTGGACGGCCCGATCAACGGCGAATCGTTTCTCGCCTGGACCGAGCAGTTTCTTGCGCCTGAGCTCAAAGCCGGAGACATCGTGGTGATGGACAACCTGGGCTCGCACAAGGTCTATGGGGTCAGGCAGGCCATTGAGGCACAAGGCGCCAGCGTGCGCTACCTGCCGCCCTACAGCCCAGACCTCAACCCCATCGAGCAGGTCTTTGCCAAGCTCAAGGCGCTGCTGCGCAAAGCGCAAGCGCGCACCGTACAGGGTCTATGGGACACGGTGGGGCTGCTGCTCGGGGCCTTCAGCGCCGAGGAGTGCTGCAACTACATCTGCCACAGCGGCTATTGCAGCTCAGGGTGAAAACGCTCTAGCACGGCGCCATGCGACATGGAGATCCCTACGACTGCAGTGCCTCGCAGAGCCGGCATTCGCGCCAGCGCCTGCCGCTGAGCCAAATGACTGCTTTGTGCCAGGGAGCGTGAGTCCGCTTGGCGGGGGCCAAAGGCAGCAACCGCTGCAGAACAGACCTACGCGTGACGGCTTCAGGATGAACGGAGTCGCTCGCGGTCGACGCCTTCAACGACGGCTCTAGCCATCCACCGGCCGGTTGCGGTTAGCCTCTCATACGATCGCTCTTCGTACGCGAAGTCTTGGGGTGCCCCAGAACGGCAGGCCGCGGGCACCTCAACAGTTTCACCTACCCCTGTACACTGCTTTAC encodes the following:
- a CDS encoding IS630 family transposase (programmed frameshift), coding for MSWRQGQAYSQDLRDRVLDAPGSVNAIARRFGVSASYVSRARTRLARQGQRCASVQCNHVPPRLSALEGELLAQVAVHPDQTLKQLCQWAQARGVVLSTTAMWKTLARLGLTLKKTLHAQEQQRADVAQQRSCWKDAQAQMPASSLVFIDETWASTNMAPTRGRSARGRRCIGHAPQGHWKSTTFVCALRQGGLAAPLVLDGPINGESFLAWTEQFLAPELKAGDIVVMDNLGSHKVYGVRQAIEAQGASVRYLPPYSPDLNPIEQVFAKLKALLRKAQARTVQGLWDTVGLLLGAFSAEECCNYICHSGYCSSG